From one Sulfurovum sp. UBA12169 genomic stretch:
- a CDS encoding deoxyguanosinetriphosphate triphosphohydrolase produces the protein MEASERFFTFEEDFRDPYARDRDRVLHCSSFRRLEYKTQVFLNHEGDYFRTRLTHSLEVSQIARTLSRKLNLNETLAEVIALSHDLGHTPFGHVGGDELDKLLKADGRPLGFEHNFQSFRVLTKLEKRYKKFDGLNLTFATLEGVLKHSYPYKKPFLKTLDERFALDKHPSLEAMVVDHADEIAYTSHDIDDGIKYGLISFDDLLKNGLFQKVDEKIQKEDVKRDEKLYRHRFVAGLIKLLVEDFILNSKEQVKYFRQDIPICGILDAKEPIPVGFSSYTAKELKKLKKLLFTSLYRHEKIVRKMHAGKQCIKGLYKAFSEDVDLMGGHQKELLGVRAKERVIADYIAAMTDRYAVKTYHELYGLSF, from the coding sequence ATGGAAGCCAGTGAGCGATTTTTTACTTTCGAAGAAGATTTTAGAGATCCTTATGCCAGAGATAGAGATAGGGTATTGCATTGCAGTTCATTTAGGCGGCTAGAGTATAAAACACAGGTTTTTTTAAATCATGAAGGGGATTACTTTCGTACACGTTTGACACATTCTCTTGAAGTGAGTCAAATCGCACGGACACTTTCGCGTAAACTTAATTTAAATGAAACCTTAGCCGAAGTGATTGCTCTTTCGCATGATTTGGGCCACACTCCTTTTGGTCATGTAGGGGGTGATGAATTAGACAAACTTCTCAAGGCAGACGGTAGACCTTTGGGATTTGAACATAATTTTCAATCATTTAGAGTATTAACCAAACTTGAGAAGCGCTATAAAAAATTTGATGGTCTCAATCTGACGTTTGCTACGCTAGAGGGAGTATTGAAACATTCCTATCCTTATAAAAAACCATTTTTAAAAACATTAGATGAACGATTTGCGTTAGATAAGCATCCTTCTCTTGAGGCAATGGTAGTAGACCATGCGGATGAAATAGCTTATACGAGCCACGATATAGATGATGGTATCAAATACGGACTTATCTCATTTGATGACCTTTTGAAGAATGGACTGTTTCAAAAGGTTGATGAGAAAATACAAAAGGAAGACGTAAAAAGAGATGAAAAACTTTATCGTCACCGTTTTGTTGCAGGATTGATCAAATTGTTGGTTGAAGATTTTATTCTCAATTCAAAAGAACAAGTAAAATATTTTCGTCAAGACATTCCTATTTGTGGAATTTTGGATGCAAAAGAACCGATCCCTGTCGGTTTTTCTTCTTATACAGCCAAAGAGCTTAAAAAACTCAAAAAATTACTTTTTACTTCGCTTTATAGGCATGAAAAAATTGTTCGAAAAATGCATGCCGGAAAACAATGCATTAAGGGGCTTTATAAGGCATTTAGCGAAGATGTTGATTTGATGGGGGGGCATCAAAAGGAATTACTTGGGGTGCGCGCCAAAGAGCGGGTTATTGCTGATTATATTGCTGCAATGACAGATCGTTATGCCGTAAAAACCTATCATGAACTTTATGGTTTATCGTTTTAA
- the typA gene encoding translational GTPase TypA, which yields MQKIKNIAVIAHVDHGKTTLVDELLQQSGTFAAHQEIQERAMDSNAIEKERGITILSKNTAITYGDHKINIIDTPGHADFGGEVERVLKMVDGVLLLVDAQEGVMPQTKFVLKKAIELGLIPVVVINKIDKDAAEPDRVMDEVFDLLVALDANEEQLEFPVLYAAARDGYAKWNMEDENKDMTPLFEAILTHVPYPSGSADNDTQAQVFTLDNDNFVGRIGITRIFNGKVKKGDEYLLVKASGEKTKSRVSKLIGFKGLERIDIQEAEAGDIVAIAGFSDIDVGDSICDPVNPVPLDPMHVEEPTLSVIFSVNDGPLAGTEGKHVTSNKIRERLAKEMETNIAMRMEPLGDASFKVSGRGELQIGILAENMRREGFEFLLARPEVVIKEENGVKMEPFEHLIVDVPSEFQGVAIEKLGKRKAEMTSLIPMPDGTVRIEFEIPARGLIGFRNEFLTDTKGEGIMNHSYLEYRPYSGVVESRTPGALISMDNGEAVAFSIFNLQARGTMFIKPQDKVYDGMVIGESARPGDLEVNPLKGKQLTNMRTSGADDAIKLIPPRPITLESAMEWIEDDELVEVTPLSIRIRKKHLDPSIRRRMARDKKNAQ from the coding sequence ATGCAAAAAATAAAAAACATTGCTGTTATTGCACACGTTGACCACGGCAAAACAACTTTAGTAGATGAACTGCTTCAACAAAGCGGAACATTCGCTGCTCACCAAGAAATTCAAGAGAGAGCAATGGATAGTAATGCTATTGAAAAAGAAAGAGGAATTACCATTCTTTCTAAAAATACAGCAATTACTTACGGCGATCACAAAATCAACATTATAGATACTCCGGGCCATGCTGACTTTGGCGGAGAGGTTGAACGTGTATTGAAGATGGTAGATGGCGTTTTGTTGCTTGTTGATGCACAAGAAGGTGTTATGCCTCAGACAAAATTCGTTCTTAAAAAAGCGATTGAATTGGGGCTGATTCCTGTTGTGGTTATCAATAAAATCGACAAAGATGCCGCAGAACCTGACAGAGTAATGGATGAAGTATTTGACCTTCTTGTTGCTCTTGATGCAAACGAAGAGCAACTTGAATTCCCTGTACTTTATGCAGCCGCAAGAGATGGCTATGCCAAATGGAACATGGAAGATGAAAACAAAGACATGACGCCGCTCTTTGAGGCAATTTTAACACATGTGCCGTATCCGTCAGGCTCGGCAGACAATGATACGCAAGCACAAGTTTTTACACTTGATAATGATAACTTTGTGGGCCGTATCGGTATTACACGTATCTTCAACGGTAAAGTAAAAAAAGGTGATGAATATTTACTTGTCAAGGCTTCCGGAGAAAAAACAAAAAGCCGCGTAAGTAAATTGATCGGGTTCAAAGGACTTGAAAGGATTGATATTCAAGAAGCAGAAGCAGGAGATATTGTTGCAATTGCAGGATTTTCGGATATTGATGTAGGGGATAGTATTTGTGATCCTGTCAATCCTGTTCCCTTGGATCCAATGCATGTTGAAGAACCTACGCTTTCAGTTATCTTCTCGGTCAATGACGGTCCTTTGGCAGGAACGGAAGGAAAACACGTTACTTCTAATAAGATAAGAGAAAGACTTGCAAAAGAGATGGAGACCAATATTGCAATGCGTATGGAGCCATTAGGTGATGCATCTTTCAAGGTTTCCGGCCGTGGCGAGCTTCAGATCGGTATTTTGGCTGAAAATATGAGAAGAGAGGGCTTTGAGTTTCTTCTTGCAAGACCTGAGGTTGTTATCAAAGAAGAAAATGGTGTTAAGATGGAGCCGTTTGAACATCTTATTGTTGATGTGCCTTCAGAATTTCAAGGGGTTGCTATCGAAAAACTGGGTAAAAGAAAAGCAGAAATGACGTCGCTCATACCGATGCCTGACGGTACTGTAAGAATCGAATTTGAGATTCCTGCACGAGGACTCATAGGTTTTAGAAATGAATTTTTGACAGATACCAAAGGGGAAGGGATTATGAACCACTCCTATTTGGAATACAGACCGTATTCTGGCGTAGTAGAGAGCCGAACTCCTGGCGCACTTATCTCGATGGACAATGGTGAAGCTGTAGCTTTTTCCATTTTTAACCTTCAGGCAAGAGGGACGATGTTTATTAAGCCGCAAGATAAAGTATATGACGGTATGGTCATCGGCGAATCAGCAAGACCGGGAGACCTTGAAGTGAATCCACTCAAAGGAAAACAGCTTACAAACATGAGAACAAGCGGAGCTGATGATGCAATTAAATTGATTCCGCCAAGACCCATTACGCTTGAATCAGCAATGGAGTGGATTGAAGATGATGAACTTGTCGAGGTTACTCCTTTGAGTATTCGTATCCGCAAAAAACACCTTGATCCATCCATAAGAAGACGTATGGCAAGAGACAAAAAGAACGCACAGTAA
- a CDS encoding aminoacetone oxidase family FAD-binding enzyme: MPHLIIVGGGASGLVASIMAAKIGMCITLLEQNSQIGKKIRISGNGKCNITNKNIVSERFHSCHRGFIEAVLQDYRFDTVKTFFTSIGLELVEGKEGKMFPMSLQASSVAELLEYEAKKSGVNLIYNCRVDAVCKKNNIFILETTQGIHKCEKLLLASGSPAAPQLGGNDSGLHFAKQMGHTIIPNLPSLVQLCSKESWIKHASGVKCEGIAKLYANREYITEKKGDLLFTAYGISGLAILDLSREASLYLAQHAHCELILDLIPKLNKEKLTALLLGRIHKGSQKPLNLWLQGIMNKKLIPIILEQSKCKAIYEYELDRKEIGKLVFALKNLRLSISDTKGFKGAEVAVGGIDTTEVNPQTMESKRVKNLYFAGEILDVDADRGGFNFHFAWVSAMRAGKALKSTNIF, encoded by the coding sequence ATTCCTCATCTTATCATTGTAGGGGGAGGTGCAAGCGGTCTTGTCGCATCTATCATGGCAGCTAAGATCGGAATGTGCATCACCCTGCTCGAACAAAATAGTCAAATCGGTAAAAAAATACGGATCAGCGGTAACGGCAAATGCAATATCACCAATAAAAATATCGTGTCTGAGCGTTTTCATTCATGCCATCGAGGCTTTATTGAGGCGGTTTTACAGGATTATAGATTTGATACCGTTAAAACATTTTTCACCTCTATCGGACTAGAATTGGTAGAGGGGAAAGAAGGAAAAATGTTTCCCATGTCTCTTCAGGCTAGTTCGGTGGCAGAATTGCTTGAATACGAAGCTAAAAAATCAGGCGTAAATCTTATATACAACTGCAGAGTGGATGCTGTCTGTAAAAAAAATAATATCTTCATACTGGAAACAACACAGGGAATACATAAGTGTGAAAAATTGCTACTTGCCTCCGGTTCTCCGGCCGCACCTCAATTGGGAGGAAATGACAGCGGACTGCATTTTGCTAAACAAATGGGACACACAATCATCCCCAATCTCCCCTCGCTTGTACAGCTCTGCTCCAAAGAAAGCTGGATAAAACATGCCAGCGGAGTTAAGTGTGAAGGAATAGCCAAACTTTATGCCAACAGAGAATACATTACAGAAAAAAAAGGTGATCTGCTTTTTACTGCTTATGGTATCAGCGGGCTTGCGATACTCGATCTTAGCCGTGAAGCAAGTCTTTATTTGGCCCAACACGCCCATTGTGAACTTATCTTAGATCTTATACCAAAGCTCAACAAAGAAAAATTGACTGCCCTGCTTCTAGGGCGCATTCACAAGGGAAGCCAAAAACCACTGAATCTTTGGCTGCAGGGAATCATGAATAAAAAACTAATCCCTATTATTTTAGAGCAATCCAAATGCAAAGCCATATACGAATACGAACTAGACCGTAAAGAGATAGGCAAATTGGTCTTTGCACTTAAAAACCTCAGACTCTCCATTAGCGATACCAAAGGTTTCAAGGGTGCAGAGGTTGCTGTTGGGGGCATAGATACAACCGAGGTCAATCCTCAGACAATGGAGTCAAAACGGGTCAAAAATCTCTATTTTGCGGGTGAAATACTCGACGTAGATGCAGACAGAGGGGGATTTAATTTTCATTTTGCATGGGTAAGCGCAATGCGGGCAGGAAAAGCATTAAAATCTACTAATATATTTTAA
- a CDS encoding phosphoribosylformylglycinamidine cyclo-ligase, translating into MSNISYKDAGVDIDAGNAFVEAIKSDVKSTFDSNVIGGIGSFAGAYALPSGYKEPVILSATDGVGTKLKIAIESGRLQSVGIDLVAMCVNDLICNMGTPMFFLDYYATGKLIPQNAKDVVAGIAEGCRRAECALVGGETAEMPGMYNENDFDLAGFAVGIAERSEMDTVNNVREGQILIALPSSGVHSNGYSLVRKLFFDKLGMDLDTEFEGRPLVETLLEPTRIYVKEFKANKKYIKALAHITGGGIVENLPRVLPEGIKAIVNKNAIRTLPIFDFMGKYVDEEEMYRAFNMGVGMIWVVEKEDVNSVLANTDGYVIGLLAEGQKCVELV; encoded by the coding sequence ATGTCAAATATTTCATATAAAGATGCGGGAGTGGATATCGATGCGGGCAATGCATTTGTGGAAGCGATTAAGAGTGATGTAAAATCGACTTTTGATAGCAATGTGATCGGAGGGATTGGCTCTTTTGCGGGAGCATATGCGCTTCCTTCCGGTTATAAAGAGCCGGTGATTCTTTCTGCAACTGATGGAGTGGGGACAAAACTTAAGATTGCGATAGAAAGCGGAAGACTTCAAAGCGTAGGGATTGATCTTGTAGCAATGTGTGTCAATGACTTAATCTGCAATATGGGAACCCCAATGTTTTTTTTAGATTACTACGCTACAGGCAAACTTATTCCGCAAAATGCAAAAGATGTGGTTGCGGGTATCGCGGAAGGATGTCGCAGAGCTGAATGTGCTCTTGTGGGCGGAGAAACAGCTGAAATGCCCGGAATGTACAACGAAAATGATTTTGATCTTGCAGGATTTGCGGTTGGTATCGCAGAAAGAAGCGAGATGGATACGGTAAACAACGTAAGAGAAGGTCAAATTTTGATCGCGCTTCCAAGTTCAGGTGTACATTCCAATGGGTATTCGCTTGTCAGAAAACTTTTTTTTGATAAATTGGGTATGGATTTAGATACGGAATTTGAAGGCAGACCGCTTGTGGAAACACTCCTGGAGCCTACACGTATCTACGTCAAAGAGTTTAAAGCCAATAAAAAATATATTAAGGCGTTAGCGCATATTACGGGGGGAGGTATTGTAGAAAACCTTCCCAGAGTACTTCCCGAAGGCATAAAAGCAATTGTTAACAAAAATGCTATCCGCACACTTCCTATTTTTGATTTCATGGGCAAATATGTAGATGAAGAAGAGATGTATAGAGCATTTAATATGGGTGTAGGCATGATATGGGTTGTCGAAAAAGAAGATGTCAACAGTGTATTGGCAAATACTGACGGCTATGTGATCGGCCTATTGGCAGAGGGCCAAAAGTGTGTAGAGCTGGTCTGA
- a CDS encoding alanine glycine permease produces the protein MNSIFEQINSFLASFFFFDIFIGKAEGASMPFIVAWLIAGGVFLTFRFGFINIRMFIHAFKIIIGKYKTADDIGEITPFQSLTTALSATVGLGNIAGVAIAISVGGPGATFWMILAGFFGMTLKFTEVTLAQIYRQKRPDGRIMGGAMQYLSLGLASKGYAKTGNILAAVFAFLAIGASLGAGNAFQTSQAMGALSERIPFFQHYPIVFGLIMATVVGFVIIGGIRRIAHTAEAIVPLMVLIYLITSLWILIHHASAVPHAVSVIFYEAFAPDAAAGGLIGVIVQGFKRAAFSSEAGIGSAAIVHSTASVKYPVRQGMVALYEPFIDTIVICTMTALVIVTTGVYDPGGAFADLVATKQGAALTAAAYGTVISWFPAVLSFIIVLFAFSTMISWSYYGERSWTYLFGEKYTLGYKLIFISFIIIASVASASTLLEFSDLLMLGMALPNLIGLYVLQGDVKANLDSYLTKWKQGELDKEVLE, from the coding sequence ATGAATAGTATATTTGAACAAATCAATAGTTTTTTGGCTTCATTTTTCTTTTTTGATATTTTTATTGGAAAAGCAGAAGGAGCTTCTATGCCTTTTATCGTAGCATGGCTCATAGCGGGCGGTGTATTTCTTACCTTTCGTTTCGGATTTATCAATATTCGCATGTTCATTCATGCTTTTAAAATCATCATAGGAAAATACAAAACAGCTGATGATATCGGAGAGATCACTCCTTTTCAGTCACTCACTACCGCACTTTCTGCGACCGTGGGGTTGGGAAATATCGCCGGGGTTGCTATTGCTATTTCCGTAGGCGGACCCGGTGCTACCTTCTGGATGATACTTGCAGGATTTTTTGGCATGACACTCAAATTTACCGAAGTTACGCTTGCACAAATCTATCGGCAGAAACGACCTGATGGGCGTATTATGGGTGGCGCAATGCAATATCTCTCTTTGGGTTTGGCGTCCAAAGGTTATGCCAAAACAGGCAATATTCTTGCAGCCGTCTTTGCATTTTTGGCCATCGGTGCCTCATTGGGTGCGGGTAATGCCTTTCAAACCTCCCAGGCAATGGGTGCCCTAAGTGAACGTATTCCTTTCTTCCAGCACTACCCTATTGTCTTTGGACTGATAATGGCAACCGTTGTTGGTTTTGTAATCATTGGTGGTATTAGGCGCATAGCCCACACGGCTGAGGCTATTGTCCCCCTGATGGTGTTAATTTATTTAATCACCTCTCTATGGATATTGATTCATCATGCTTCTGCGGTTCCCCATGCTGTTTCTGTTATTTTTTATGAAGCATTTGCTCCCGATGCTGCGGCCGGGGGACTGATCGGGGTGATTGTACAGGGATTTAAACGGGCTGCATTTTCCAGCGAAGCGGGAATAGGCTCAGCGGCTATCGTGCATTCAACTGCTTCAGTAAAATATCCCGTAAGACAAGGCATGGTTGCACTTTATGAGCCTTTCATAGACACGATTGTTATCTGCACAATGACAGCACTTGTTATCGTTACAACAGGAGTATATGATCCAGGCGGCGCATTTGCCGACCTGGTAGCCACCAAGCAAGGGGCTGCACTTACTGCGGCTGCATACGGAACAGTAATCTCTTGGTTTCCTGCCGTCTTATCATTTATTATCGTACTTTTTGCATTTAGTACCATGATCTCTTGGTCATACTACGGAGAGCGTTCGTGGACTTATTTATTTGGAGAAAAATACACCTTGGGCTACAAACTTATCTTTATCTCTTTTATCATAATTGCCTCTGTTGCCAGTGCTTCTACACTGCTAGAATTTTCAGATTTGCTTATGTTGGGTATGGCATTGCCTAATTTGATTGGTCTATATGTTTTGCAAGGGGATGTCAAAGCAAACTTAGATAGTTATCTGACAAAATGGAAACAGGGAGAACTCGACAAAGAAGTATTGGAATAA